GAACTTGGCACCCGTTCCACCAGCACCATGAATGAATACAAACGGAAGTTGTTGAGATACGTTCATCGCTTTCCTCCTACATGATGGATTTCGAGATAACTACGCGCTGAATCTGATTTGTACCTTCATAGATTTGAGTGATTTTTGCATCGCGCATCATCCGCTCTACCGGAAACTCCTGAATATATCCATATCCGCCCAGAATCTGTACCGCGTCAGTCGTCACCTTCATTGCGACATCGGACGCGAATACCTTGGCCATAGAAGCCAGGCGCATCATAGATGCATCCTTGCCCGTGCTGCCCAGCGCATCCAGCGCGCCTGCTGCACGATATACAAGACCTCGTGCCGCCTCAATCTGTGTTGCCATGTCCGCAAGCATAAATTGTATGCCTTGGAACGAACCGATTGGACGTCCGAATTGTTCACGCTCTTTTACATAATCAAGGCAGACATCAAGCGCCCCCTGCGCAATGCCCAACGCTTGTGCTCCGATACCCGGACGAGTCTTATCAAGCGTCTTCATCGCGACAACAAAGCCCTGCCCCTCTTCGGCAATCCGATTTTCTTCCGGTATGCGGCAATCTTCGAAGAAAAGTTCGGCTGTCGGTGAACCCTTGATGCCCATCTTCTTCTCGATCTTACCTACAACAAGTCCCGGCGTTCCTTTCTCAATAAGAAAGGCGGTAATGCCTTGATCCGTCTTAGCAAAAACAGTATACACATCCGCAATGTTTCCGTTAGTGATAAAGCATTTTTGACCGTTAAGGCGATAGTAGCTCCCGTCTTTTTCTGCGCGTGTTTTCATGCTTTTAACATCAGAACCTGCACTCGGTTCGGTCAGACCGAAACACGCAATCTTCTTGCCGACAGCCAGATCAGGCAGAAAGCGCTGCTTCTGCTCCTCATTTCCGCTTAACAGCACAGGTAGAGAGCCGAGCTCTTGTACGGTAATAACCTGAGAAGACGAGGCGCAGACACGCGCCACCTCCTCCACAATTAAGCAATATGTTAATAAGTCCAGTCCTGTACCGCCATATTCCTCCGGCAGATTGGCTCCAATATATCCATACTCGCTCAGCAAGTCTTTAATATCAAACGGATACTCGCCCTTCTCGTCAATCTCTGCGGCACGCGGCTTAATCCTCTCCTGTGCCAGCTTATAGATCCCCTGCTGAATCTCTCTCTGCTCTTCTGTTAATGCAAAGCTCATCTTACTTCGCACCCTTCGTATAATCATAGAATCCTTTGCCCGTCTTCCGGCCGAGATGGCCCGCCCGTACCAACTTACGGAGCAGCGGAGCGCTGCGATATTTGGAATCCTGTGTCTCTTCATACAAGGAATCCTGTACATACAGAAGCGTATCAAGTCCGATAAGATCCGCCAGTGCCAACGGTCCAATTGGGTGATTTGCGCCAAGCTTCATACCTGTATCAATATCTTCAGCGCTGGCTGTACCTTCTGCCAATACGAAGATCGCTTCATTAATCATCGGTACAAGAATACGGTTTACCGCGAACAGCGGAGCCTCTTTCACATCGATGGTTTGTTTGCCCATCGCCTCAACGAGCGATTTTGCTTCCTGATATGTTTCCTCAGCAGTGCTCTGTCCGCGAATGAGTTCAACTAACTTCATAACCGGTACAGGATTGAAGAAGTGAACACCGATAATTTTCTCTGCACGCTTTGTTACACTGGCGATTTCCGTTACACTTAGGCCGGATGTGTTCGTCGCAATAACAATATCTTCGCCAACAATTTCATCCAGCTTTTTGAACAGCTCTTTCTTCAATTCCATATTCTCGCTAACGGCTTCAATAATAAAATCAACGTCTTTTAAGCTGTTCCACTCAACCGTCGTAATGAGCGCGCCTTCTAGCTCCTGCTTCTTCTCTTCTGTCAGACGGCCCTTCTCGATGCTGCGGCTCCAGTTCTTCTGAATGCCGGATAGACCGCGGTCAAAAAATTCCTGCTTCTGTTCTACCGCTATAACTGTATAACCTGCCTCTACCGCTGCTTGAGCAATTCCTGAACCCATTGTTCCAAATCCGATTACGCCGACTTTCTTTGCCATTTGCTATCTCCCTCTACTTTCTGTATTTATTTATTTTGGAAATTCGGTTCCCGACGTTCAAAGAACGCGGCAACCCCTTCATTTTTATCCTCGGTTACACAAATGTCACCAAATGCCCGTGCCTCTACATTCATCCCTTCTTCAAGTGAGACGGCAAGGCCTTGATCAATCGCTCGCTTTGCTGCTTTCACTGCAATCGGACCGCGCTGTAGAATCGTAGCTGCCCATTTTCTAGCTTCCGATAGCGCATCCTCATCCACAAGCTGCTCTATGAGTCCAATGCGATAGGCTTCCTCAGCCGATACGAATTCACCGGAGAAGATGAGCTGCTTTGCTTTACCCGGTCCGATTAGACGAGCCAGACGTTGGGTGCCACCATATCCTGGAATGATGCCTAACTTCACTTCAGGGAGGCCGAGCTGCGATTTACGGCTCGCTACGCGAAAATCGCAGGCAAGGGCTAACTCCAGCCCACCCCCTAATGCAAATCCGTCAATCGCTGCGATGACTGGCTGTGGGAGGTTGGCAATATGCTGAAATAACGCCTGACCCCGCTTACACAATTCTTCCCCTTGTTCTCGACCCAACTCAGGAAATTCTTTAATGTCGGCACCAGCTACGAATGCTTTCTCACCTGCGCCGGTAATAATCACGACATCACAACTGTCACCAATTTTATGTATAATCTCATTCATCTGTTCAAAAAAATCTTTGTTCAGCGCATTGACGGGCGGCGCATCAATCGTAATCAATCCTAGTCGACTCTCTACTTCCCATGTTACGTTCACTCCACTGCACCTCCATATATCTTCATAGTTTTCTCACTACTTTATATACAAGCAATAATAATGCCAATGTTTTCACTATTTTTTCGCTGCATATCCGTTATCAAAAGGGAATATTTGTTTACTTTAGAAACAAACTTGTTTCTATTTGAATTTTTGTTTCTTTATGATACAAAAAATATTCTTATTGTATATTGTACTTTTTTAGTTTCTGATAAAAGGCCTTGCGACTAATCCCCAGCTTTTGAATGGCTTCTGTCCTTGTCCTACTTGTTTTTAAGACTTCCTCCAGCATTTCTTTCTCCGTGCGTTCAATCACTCCCGCCAGATTTACACTAGAAAAGGCTGTTTTCTCTTTTTCCGCTGTTTCGTTTGTTTCCTTATTGTTTCCTTCACACACAAATAAAGGAACATCCTCAGGCGTAAGATAGGATTTCGCACAAATGGCAATCATTCTTTCTAGTACATTGCTTAACTCCCGTACATTCCCCGGCCAATTGTACCGCTCAAAAATTTCATACACTTCCTGGGTTACCGTGACCTGTTTTTTATATTTGACACGCAAATCATGCAAAATATTATGCACGAGAATCGGTATGTCTTGTCTTCTCTCACGTAAAGGGGGAATATGAATCGGTACAATATTCAGTCTATAATAAAGATCTTCGCGGAACTTCCCTTCCTTGATCAGCTCCTGCAAGTTCCGATTTGTAGCAGCCATGATCCGTACGTCCAATGGGTACGTAACAGTACCGCCCACTTTCATAAACGTCTTCTCCTGCAGAACACGCAGAATTTTGGCCTGCAAATACAGCGATAACTCGCCAATCTCATCTAAAAATAGCGTACCTCCATTAGCCAGCTCAAACAATCCTTTTTTTCCGCCTTTGCGGGAGCCGGTAAAGGCACCTTCTTCAAATCCGAATAGTTCACTCTCAAATAACGATTCCGGCAGGGAAGCCATATTAATGGCGACAAAGGGCTTGTCCGAGCGAGGGCTTGCATCATGAATTGCACGGGCAAATACTTCCTTACCTACCCCCGTCTCCCCAAACAACAATACCGTTGCTTCGGAATCGGCGACCTTCTTGGCAATTCGTACAGACTGCCGCATGGTAGGGGCATGGCTCTCCAACAAAGAGAAAATCCGCTCATGCAGCTGCTCCTCCAACTGTGTAGAATAGGTCTTATACCGATGCAATTCCTCTTGCAGACCGTAGAATTCACCGATATCCTTCATAATCGCTACCGCGCCGATTAGCTCCCCCTTCTCGATCAGCGGGGTAATATTGGCGAAGATATGGACATTCAGCGAATGAAGATAGCTATAGTCGTTGATTAATGGCTGGCCTGTCTTAAGTACCTCCAGAATTCGCGCCTGCGGCTCAACCTCGCTGAGTTTTCGGTTGATAATCTTATGGGCCGGTACACCAAACTGCACAGAATACGCCGTATTTACGTAAATAATCGTATGATCTGTAGAGATAACCAGCACCGCATCATGGAGCGATTCCAGTATGGAAAGCAGATGCTTCTCTAACTCCATTTCCTTCACCCCCTTCTTTATTACGATACACATATTTTGAATCGTTTTATATACATATACAAAAAGAGAGCTGCATGCGCAACCCTCTACTGCTCATTAACTGCTACCACAACCGCCTCCACAGCTGCTGCCGCAACTGCTGCTACTGCACCCGCTAGTAGATGAGTCACTGCAATCGCGCCCTGAGCTGCCACTGCAGCTTGAGCCGCAAGAAGAGCCCCCAGAAGAGCTTGCTGCTGCTCTTTTCTGCATCTCCATTCCTAGCAGAAGATCCATCTCCCTCTGAAATGCCATTGGATCGACCAGCGAATATACTACCCCTGCGACCGCTATTCCCTCCAAATTACCGTACCGTGATTTTTTGCTTTTTTTCCTCAAGTACGAGGCGGATTGGGCTGAAGCCTTCCTGACCCGATCCTGCAGACGCTGAGCAAGAGCTTTCGTCTGTGCATCCACCGCCTCATGCGCGCGAAGCCATTGTGTACAAATGTCATCTATGCTTCCTTTACTTATCATATGTGCTATCTCCTGGGGAAGCGGATGACGGAAGAACGGCCCCCAGATATCCCAGCTAGCCGGCTTGATTTCATATAACAGTCCATACTGCACGTCAAAAGCAGCCCGTGCGCCTGAATCCGGCTTCCGCTCACCATGCGGTTCATGGTGCACCATCTCACCTGCTACGGCAAAGCAAAGCTTTTCATACTCTCTTGTAAAGACCAGCATCTCATGCCATATCTCATCCACATCATCGCTATACATTGGCACGGACGTAAACAAGGAGGCCATAATAAAATACCGTTTCCACTCGAATAAAAGCCATTCATATTCTTTCTCTGTCCATGCCGGATGCTTCGCCATGATTCTTGCTTTAATCATTTCACCGAATTCGCCGTTCAGCGCTTCGTCTAAACGTTTTGCCAGATCGTATAATGGCACGTGTGGCAGCAGGCCTAATCGTTCAGGAACTGGATCATTATAGCTTTTTGGCGTCTTACGAAACGAGAGCTTCATCGAATTCACATGTTTCTTTTCTTTTTTGGATACACGTTTCTGCATAAGCATAGCGATAAAGGAAATGGAAAGAAAAATAACAGCCAACAAGCTCCAATCCATATAACTTGCCTCCTTTGCTAAACAATAAATACCAGTATATTTACTTATACGGTACAAAAGAAGAAAAGTAACAAAAACGGAAAATTTTGAATTGAAATTCTATTAATTTCTTGAAAGTTTTCGCTAGACCGAACTCCTTGTACTCACTATAATAAATAGTGCAAATGATTGAGTAAGGCAGGGAAGCATAGATGGAGCGATTAAAGTCGGCACTCACACTCTTTATGACGATGATGCTGGTTGTATCTGTATATATCATCATCTGTCTTGGAATTGCCCAGATTTAATTCCAGACGCAAACAGAGGTAGCTCCTACGGAGGCGCTACCTCTGTTTTTTTATAAGAATCGGTACATTAATTCAGCGGTGTAGGCTGCTCCCACTCATCTGATATATGTTCAAGCTTCTCTAAGATACGACGCTTACGATACAGCATCATACCTGCTTCAGCTACATCTTCTACCGTAGATTTATTCAAATATGCACCAAAAATAATACCTGCTACCGGAACAAGCTGAAACAGCTTCTTCCATCCAAAGTTATCCCGATATGCCATGACAACCTCGCGCCATCCCTGCAACTGCGAAATTGTCTGGACACCTCGTTTTCCTGCTTCGTAATCAAACAATTCATCTATAATCGCCTGTTTGCCAACAATATCAGAAGATGCAAATTGCAGGCACTTTACAACAAACAACCGCTCATCCCGCTGCTTTGGATCATAGCCATACGCAATCGCGATCTCCTGCAATACTTTCAATGATAAACCAAGCAGAGCCGGAATATCCACCGCCAGCGTAAAAATTCCACCGATTCCTGTTGTTGCGCCCTGGAAGGTGGCAATTTTCGCCCGGGAACCGCGAAGTTCTTCTGCAACCCGGTTCATATCTTGAAGCGAACGCTGCGCTACATCCTCTACTCGCAGCGGCTCTACAGCAGCATCCTTCTCTTCTGTATGCATCGGAAATCTTCGCAGCACTTCCTGCTCGCTAATCAAGTACCTGCCGCCTGTCTGAATGTAGTTTCCAACTTCATCAAGTGCCTGGCCCACTTTCTCATGCACGAAGGAAGGAGTAACTCGATCAAGCAATTTGAATGGAATACGGCCTAACTTCTCCCAAAACCATAAATCTTTCTGTTCTTTTTCCCATTTTTTAATTTTTTCTAGTTCGATAAGTAGATCGCCGCGTGTTTCCATACATTCACCTCATTGCTTTTTATATGGATGCATTCTTTTCTTTGCCTCTAAATAACACACGAAACAAAGAAGCACCGAATCGTTTGACAGAAAAACCAGGCCCTTGCTGTTTCCTATACCTCTTTTTTACAAATTCAATCACCTGTCTGGGAATTTTTTTGCGGGCAATGAAACGGTAAAATAATCGATAGCCCTCTTTCAAATGTTCCCAGCGTTGATCATTGCCTTCCCGCATATACTCCGATACATCAATCAGCCGTATATTCCCATCCTGCAAAATGATGTTCTTCAGATGAATATCCCGTGGATTTAATCCTTGCTGCCGCGCATACTGAATGGCCTCGTCCACTTGATGAAGCGCACGTCTTGGGATATAAATTCCTTGCAGCAAACAATCATACAGATTGGTTCCTCGTTCATAGCTTAATACGATAAAATTCGAACCTTCTCCATAAAAGAAAGGAAAATAGGGATTTTCTCCAAGCATTCGATATACCTGCTCTTCATCCCGCAGTTTGTTTTCTCTACCAGTCGCGTACACTTTAAACGCATAAGATTGATGTGCTCTGTGAACAAAGACAGCCGCATCGGTTCCCCGCCCCAGACATTCCATCTCTTCCGGTACGTGTGCAATCTGTACGAGCTCATTCTCACCGACTGCTGTGACTTTGATCAGTTCAATGAGCGGTACTACCTGTTTCCAAGTCATAGCCCACAACCTTTCTTACAGTATTTTATACATCAAGCGCGTTCCTCTTCTTTGTTTTCCATAATTATCCTGTATCATTCATAAAAAAGACCTTCACATACTTCCAGAAAAACTGAAAGGACGCGAAGGTCTTGCTTACCCTGTATATAGCAATGGGCTCAGCACACCGAGCGGATACGCTCCGCTGTATTGACGATGTGCCGACCGGATTCATATCCGGTAGCTACTCCCCTTATATGAGTAACAGTATATATTTACACCTATGATATTATATTAACCTTCTTTCCGTAAAATGAAAAGTCCATACATAAAAAAACATATTCTTTGGCCGAAGGGCCGATTCCTCCCTCCGTCCCAAGACGTAGCAAAGATCAAACGGGCGCCCGTTATGGGCATAACGTCACTCAGGATATGATAAAGACAAGAACAGAACACGCCAAGTTAACAAGAAGGGAGGCTTACATATGCGAAAGAAAGGTTCCTACCTCTTCGGTATGGGAATGGTGGGTATCGGCACAATTATGCTGCTTGGTATCCTGAACCTGGGAGTGCTTATTCCGATTTTTATCGCCGGATTTTTCATCTATTTCGGCTGGAGTATGATTAAGAAGGCAAAAGGAGAAGAGCCCTCGCGGCCAATGGTTGATCCTCTGCACGATATGATGCCACACCATCCTTACGGAAATAAAAAAGTATATCCTGCTGATGAACTTGATTTATGGGAAAAGGAAATGAAACAAGGAGGGACAAGCCAATGAGCCTGTTCAAACGCGTACGAGATATTACGGTAGCAACGATGCATCAGATGTTAGACCACGTAGAAGATCCAGTGGCTATGCTTAATCAGTATATGCGTGAGATGGAGAATGAGATCTCCCAGGCAGAGCTTGCCATCGCACGTCAAATTGCGGTTGAAAAGAAATGGAAAATGATGCTTGAGGAAACACAAGCACGCATCGAAAAACGCGAGCGCCAGGCACGGCTCGCCATAGAAGCAGGAGATGAGATGATCGCCCGGCGCGCACTAGAGGACAAGCTTCTCTGTGCAGGAAAAGTGGAAGAGTATCGCGTTCAATATGAGACGTCACATAAGCAAACCCATATGCTGCGAGAACAGCTCCAAGAACTCAAGGATACGTTCTATGAGATGCGTAACAAGAAAGCCATTCTACTCTCCCGTGCCAATGCTGCACGTACCAGCAAGCAGATGAACCAAACGCTGTATTCTATCAACACAGAAAATGCAGCACGAGGTTTCAGCCGCATTGAAGAGCGAGTCATGATGATGGAATCGGAAGCGGAAACCTTACGGCATATGCGCCCCTATCACCTATCATTAGACGAGCAGGTTAAGAATGAAGAACGCAGCGCGCAGGTAGAAGCAGCCTTAGAACAGTTGAAAGCAGAAAAACAGTAATCCGGCTTATGCAGCCATAAAAAAGACTGCCGTGAAAATGTCACGACAGTCTTTCTGCATGTCTCTTATCGTCCGTTTACAGCATCTTTCAATGCTTTACCAGGAGAGAATGCAGGTACCTTTGTTGCAGCAATCTCAATTTCTTCTCCCGTTTGCGGATTACGGCCTTTACGTGCCGCACGCTCACGGCTCTCAAAGTTTCCGAAACCGATCAATTGTACTTTTTCACCGGATTTCAGTGCGCCTGAAATCGACTCAAGAATTGCATCAACAGCTTGTGATGCTTGCTTCTTCGTCATTTCTGTTGATTCAGCTACCTTTTCAATCAGCTCTGTCTTATTCATATGTATCCTCCTTTAATTTCAATAGAGTCTCTTATTATATACCCATTCTTCCAAAATACTAGCCTGTTTAAACATTGTTACGAAAAACAAATAGAAATTCTTATGTTTTTGCTGCAAAGGATGCGGTTGTAAGCGCTTTTTCTGCTCTTCTATCATCATACTTGCCAAGCTAGGGAATGACAATCCTATTTTTAAAAAATAAGGAGAACAGATGCAAGGAAGTACTATACTGCCCATATTTTCATATTTTCCGTTCACGGTCAACCCCGGACCATAGCGCCAACATATAGCCTCATGCCAGATTACTCAGTAGGCTCCGGAATGACAATGGTCGCAATATTCCTCTGTCTGCGCTCCTTGCTCGGTCTTTTGTCCAATGCTCTCTTATATACAGCCACCAACTCTTGCTTAAATTCTGTAAATTCCTCATCTGTCAAATGCATAGCAGCATGTCGATACATCACTCCATCTCCTAGCATGTCAAAGGAATCCTGAGCCAGATACCGGCCATAGTCTCCCATCAGCACAGCAAGAAACGTAGTGAAATATCGCATATGATCATCCACTGTAGCCGTGCTCATGTCCTCGGATGTAAGGTTCGCACCCTGCTCCTCTAATGCATAGACCTTCTCTACTGCTCCACGAATTTGCCGCTGTTCTACAACGGTCAAAACCCCTCCTGTAAGCAGCTTGTTAAGATGGCGATAAAGCGTAGCCTGCGGCACATCAGGCAGCTTTTCTGCCATCTGTTGTACGGTCATGGACTCACGGGCAGCGATCGTCTGTATGATGCGCATACGTACCGGATGAAGAAGCAAGTCGGCCTTCGCGTCTTTTTTCATGCAGCCTCCATCCTCCGTTATCATTTTTAATAGCAATAATAATTATGTTCACTCCTTCTGTCAACGTATTTTGCAGAAATACAAGAGGAAGGAATGTCAGGACAAGCCCGGTTTTCATACACTGTCAAAGAATAAAGGAACCATAAAGGAAAGAGGGCGACGGACATGGCAAAAGCAAGCAAAAAACCGGCAAATAAAAAGCCAGCAAGCAAAAGCAAATACGGACAAATGTCTACAGAGGAGAAAAACCGTTTTAATATGAAGGTCGTGACGGTGGATAAATGCATCGTGTGCAAACAACAGTGCGAGCGTGGGCTCGCTTATATTGATAAAATGGCACAGCCAGGTACCATAGGCTATGGTGTTCCCTGCATCCTAACAAAAGGGAAAGGATACAAGTAGCTTGCGTGTCTACGTACGCCTTCCAACTTCCGATAAAGCGCTCTTGTCTAGATAGGACACTTTATCGGAAAGGCAGGCGGTGCTAGTAACCGGCTTCTTGCAGCGTCAAACAGGCAAGCAAATCCGGAAGGGATGGAGATGCACTCATTCGGTCTACCGTGTAGCCTGCGAAGCGAACAGCCTGAGATGTTCTCTCCCCCATACAAACAAGCGAAGCAGCTCTCAGAACCGTGTCGGCTCCAATCTCATCTAGTTCAAGGAAGCGGACAAGCATGTCTACAGATGCTGCACTCGGAAAAACAACCGTATCAACAGGCTCTTCTTTTAGCAGTCGTACCATATTCTGATTGTATTCATGACACGCTTCTTTCTTATAGAGGACTGCGATGTCACATGCCCCCCATGCCGCCTCATACTGTGCCTTATTCTCGGCTATCGTCTCTTCGCCAACAATGAGCCATCTATCATCTGCCATAAAGGGGGTTGTAATCTCTGCGGCAAATCCTCGCTCTCGAAGCCGGCGAGCCGTGCGAGCAGACAATGCATAGAAAGCAGCCGTAAGCGTGCGCACATCCTTTTCTCTCCGCTGATACGCTTCGAAGAAGAGTGGGACGCTTTCCGGCGAAGTAAACAAAATGCGCTGATACTCTTCACTTCGTTCCATTACTTCTTCAAGAGCATCAGAGTGTGTAGCATGCATAGTAAAGTACGGATACTCGATAACATCGGCTCCCTGCTCGGCTAAGGCAGAGGCAAGATTCCCTGGTTCTGTACCGGTACGGGCTACTAAGATACGACGGCCGAATAATGGCTTTTTCTCAAACCATTGGATGTGTTCACGTACTCTCACGATCTCACCGACGAGCGTAATAGCCGGATTCGTAATGCCTGCTTCTTCAATACGCTGTACAATATCCTCTAGTGTTCCTTGAACCGTTCGCTGGCGCCCTGTGGTTCCCCAGCTAATTAAGGCAATGGGAGTCTTAGGATGACGACCATTTATTATTAAATTCTTGCAGATATAGGATAGATTTTTTACTCCCATATAGAATGCGACAGTATCAATACCTGCAAGTGAAGACCAATCGGCCGTCGGGGTCCCGTCCTCTGTCTTTGCATGCCCGGTCACTAAAGCAAAGCTTGATCCATACTCCCTGTGTGTAACCGGAATACCCGCATACGCAGAGGCGGCGATTCCTGCCGTAATGCCCGGAATAATCTCGTATTCAATCCCCTGATCAGCAAGCACCGCCGCTTCCTCACCTACACGGCCAAACACGGAAGGATCGCCTCCTTTAAGACGGATTACCAGCTTTCCTTCTTTCGCCTTTTGCACAAGCAACTCATTGATCGCTTCTTGACGAAGAACATGATGCCTTGGAAACTTGCCGCAGAAGATAAACTCGGCCCCAGGCTTTGCAAAACGCAGCAGGCGCGGATTAGCCAAGCGATCATAAACTATCGTGTCGGCCTGCCGCAGGCATTCGATCCCCCGAACGGTAATCAGTTTCTCATCACCCGGACCTGCGCCTACAAGGTATACTTTTCCTCCGCTCATACACTTCCTCCCCGATCCAGCCGCTGTTTGCGATAGGCTAGCGAAGCGGCAATCCAACGCTTTACCAGAGAGGGGGCTGAGGCAAAATGGAGATGCGTATAACCGGCTACCATATTTTTTCGTAAAACACCTTCCTGCTTACAACCAAACCGTCCTTGGGCTCCATATGCGGGCGGCAGCTTCTCTTCCGCTTCAAATGTAGAATAGTGAAACTCATGCCCGCGTGCCGTCTCACCTTCCGGCAGCAGAAAGTTGCCTGCCAAGCCGCTTACCTCTCTATAGCCAAGCGCGGCACGCTTCATCTGCATGCGTGTCTTACCCGGAACAACACCCACCATCGGATAGCTTGTTCCATCCGTGGTAATCATCTCTTCTGCTAGATACATAAAACCGCCGCATTCAGCAAATGTC
This genomic window from Aneurinibacillus sp. REN35 contains:
- the cobA gene encoding uroporphyrinogen-III C-methyltransferase, with translation MSGGKVYLVGAGPGDEKLITVRGIECLRQADTIVYDRLANPRLLRFAKPGAEFIFCGKFPRHHVLRQEAINELLVQKAKEGKLVIRLKGGDPSVFGRVGEEAAVLADQGIEYEIIPGITAGIAASAYAGIPVTHREYGSSFALVTGHAKTEDGTPTADWSSLAGIDTVAFYMGVKNLSYICKNLIINGRHPKTPIALISWGTTGRQRTVQGTLEDIVQRIEEAGITNPAITLVGEIVRVREHIQWFEKKPLFGRRILVARTGTEPGNLASALAEQGADVIEYPYFTMHATHSDALEEVMERSEEYQRILFTSPESVPLFFEAYQRREKDVRTLTAAFYALSARTARRLRERGFAAEITTPFMADDRWLIVGEETIAENKAQYEAAWGACDIAVLYKKEACHEYNQNMVRLLKEEPVDTVVFPSAASVDMLVRFLELDEIGADTVLRAASLVCMGERTSQAVRFAGYTVDRMSASPSLPDLLACLTLQEAGY